The proteins below are encoded in one region of Clostridium sp. 'White wine YQ':
- a CDS encoding response regulator transcription factor: MYRLLMVDDEKIVIDSISFIIKNNFPNIIYESARSGKEAIEKASYFRPDIVLMDIRMPGLNGIDTIKELKVNFPETMFIVISAYEQFEFAKEALTLGVIDYILKPMNKNTLIASIDKAINKITKEREKRAKELENLEKFQTTLPLLEHNFLYSLIVDNKNFTITEEYKKLLNIDKLGGYLVAIDINSKDSNNINPSIYYSMRDFLKYKYKCLIGPLVLNRILVLINSEPNGSTIDIGNYIIKNLSVLYSSINFKIGIGSYKPLEKIFISYEESLVALRSLSNSSESICHINNIENISVYSTDYPKDVEKKLIEFCTLGETDESLKYFNELFNWIQKNFNNNLMKAKTTLIEFLVVLHKSLIDSNINIFYNNEYINSILELQNLNELELWFRDKISFTCVEIRKGHRKNISKIIINAKKYISDNYSLDITLDEIAKEACVSPHYFSRLFKEETGENFIDYLTRVRINKAKDLMQNSNISIKEICYKIGYNDPNYFSRLFKKVQKVSPTDYLKSIMIK; this comes from the coding sequence ATGTATAGATTATTAATGGTTGATGATGAGAAAATAGTAATTGACTCTATAAGCTTTATTATAAAAAATAACTTTCCAAATATAATATATGAATCTGCTCGTTCTGGAAAAGAAGCCATTGAAAAAGCGTCTTACTTTAGACCAGATATAGTTCTTATGGATATTCGAATGCCTGGACTAAATGGTATTGACACAATCAAAGAACTTAAGGTTAATTTTCCTGAAACTATGTTCATTGTAATTTCTGCCTATGAGCAGTTTGAGTTTGCAAAAGAAGCACTCACATTAGGCGTAATTGATTATATACTTAAACCTATGAATAAAAATACTCTAATTGCGTCAATAGATAAGGCAATTAATAAAATAACTAAAGAACGAGAAAAGCGCGCTAAAGAGTTAGAAAACCTGGAGAAATTTCAAACTACTCTTCCACTTTTAGAGCATAATTTTCTATATTCCTTAATTGTAGATAATAAGAATTTTACTATTACTGAAGAATATAAAAAGCTGCTTAATATAGATAAACTTGGTGGGTATCTTGTTGCAATAGATATAAACAGTAAGGATTCAAATAATATTAATCCTTCAATATATTATAGTATGAGAGATTTTTTAAAATATAAGTATAAATGTCTAATTGGTCCATTGGTATTAAACAGAATTCTTGTATTGATAAATTCTGAACCAAATGGCTCAACTATTGATATCGGAAATTATATAATAAAGAACTTGAGTGTTCTTTATAGTAGTATAAATTTTAAAATAGGAATAGGTAGCTATAAGCCTCTAGAAAAGATCTTTATATCCTATGAGGAATCTTTGGTAGCTTTAAGAAGTTTAAGTAATTCTAGTGAATCAATATGTCATATAAATAATATAGAGAATATCTCTGTTTACTCTACAGATTATCCAAAAGATGTTGAAAAGAAACTTATAGAATTTTGTACATTAGGAGAAACAGATGAATCCCTTAAATACTTTAATGAACTCTTCAATTGGATTCAAAAGAATTTTAATAATAACTTAATGAAGGCTAAAACAACACTTATAGAGTTTTTAGTAGTGCTTCATAAATCACTAATAGATTCAAATATTAACATATTTTATAATAACGAATATATAAATTCTATCTTAGAGCTACAGAATCTAAATGAATTAGAACTTTGGTTTAGAGATAAGATAAGTTTCACATGTGTAGAAATAAGAAAAGGTCACCGTAAAAATATTAGCAAAATAATTATTAATGCTAAAAAGTACATCTCTGATAACTACAGCCTTGATATTACTTTGGACGAAATTGCAAAAGAGGCCTGTGTGAGCCCACACTATTTTAGTCGTTTATTCAAAGAGGAAACAGGGGAAAACTTTATTGACTATCTAACAAGAGTAAGAATAAATAAAGCAAAAGATCTTATGCAGAATTCAAATATAAGCATTAAAGAGATATGCTATAAGATAGGTTACAATGACCCTAATTACTTTAGTAGATTATTTAAAAAGGTTCAAAAGGTATCTCCTACAGATTATTTAAAAAGTATTATGATTAAGTAA
- a CDS encoding sensor histidine kinase, with product MRLLNLFKIDSIRKSLLLYSFILILLMLVTSIYTFYNAQSFSNKMNTMYSSNKTLTDLSKDIEAIDTNLLNYLTTKNSDSYDNYVRLSDDLKDKLDTFSRKLTYDKNQIILKDIANITDSYIYEADSAINARRVGNIALYNQKYKDSEKYSEYIKSYINKLNETQFQDNTSTYFNMYDKLNTLKILNIIIIIDTLIINIIILFIFTNNISHPITILSHAAEEISNGNFDIKDVPVNVNKEIQIMSFAFNKMKNNIKTYISQLKLQAEIESNLMEEKMNNLKMKNLLKNAEISALQSQINPHFLFNTLNAGVQLAMMENADRTSVFIENLSNLFRYNLSKMDKSVLLKEEVANLNSYIYILKTRFGDLIEFKVEVDENLLDYPIPSMIIQPIFENACVHGVGDMESGGRITLSIIDNISHINIIVKDNGKGMDKDTVANILNLKSINKEHNDKTKRHTTGIGLKNVIQRIRLFYDEYDVVDIHSVKGLGTEIILKIPKKRGNEDV from the coding sequence ATGAGATTATTGAATTTATTTAAGATAGACAGTATAAGAAAAAGTCTACTTCTATATTCATTTATACTTATTTTGCTGATGCTTGTAACTAGTATTTATACATTTTATAATGCTCAGAGCTTTTCAAATAAAATGAATACTATGTATTCTAGCAACAAAACTCTCACTGATCTTTCAAAAGATATAGAAGCAATTGATACAAATCTTTTAAATTATCTAACTACCAAAAATTCTGATAGCTACGACAATTATGTACGCTTAAGTGATGATTTAAAAGATAAGTTAGATACCTTTAGCAGAAAATTAACCTATGATAAGAATCAAATTATATTAAAGGATATTGCTAATATAACTGACAGTTATATTTATGAGGCTGATTCTGCAATTAATGCAAGGAGAGTTGGAAATATAGCTCTTTATAATCAGAAATATAAAGATTCTGAAAAATATTCTGAGTATATAAAATCCTATATAAATAAGTTAAATGAAACCCAATTTCAAGATAATACTTCAACTTACTTTAATATGTATGACAAACTTAATACTTTAAAAATACTAAACATAATAATAATAATCGATACACTTATTATAAATATAATTATTCTATTTATATTCACTAATAATATCTCTCACCCAATCACAATACTTTCGCATGCTGCTGAGGAAATCTCAAATGGAAATTTCGATATTAAAGATGTCCCGGTAAACGTTAACAAAGAGATTCAAATAATGTCCTTTGCTTTTAATAAAATGAAAAATAATATAAAAACTTATATTTCTCAATTAAAATTACAAGCAGAAATAGAGTCTAATTTAATGGAAGAGAAAATGAATAACTTAAAGATGAAAAATCTTTTAAAGAATGCTGAAATTTCAGCACTTCAGTCACAAATAAATCCACATTTTCTTTTTAATACATTAAATGCAGGCGTTCAACTAGCCATGATGGAAAATGCAGATAGGACAAGTGTGTTTATAGAAAACTTGTCTAACCTTTTTAGATATAACCTTAGCAAAATGGACAAATCTGTCTTACTCAAGGAAGAAGTTGCAAACTTAAATAGCTATATTTATATTCTAAAAACACGATTTGGAGATCTAATTGAATTTAAAGTTGAAGTAGATGAAAATCTTTTGGACTACCCTATTCCTTCAATGATAATTCAACCAATTTTTGAAAATGCTTGTGTTCATGGGGTTGGTGATATGGAATCAGGAGGTAGAATCACTTTATCCATTATAGATAACATATCCCATATCAATATAATAGTAAAAGATAATGGTAAGGGAATGGACAAGGATACCGTTGCAAATATATTAAATTTAAAGTCAATAAATAAAGAACATAATGATAAAACGAAAAGACATACTACAGGGATTGGACTTAAAAATGTAATTCAGAGAATTAGACTATTTTATGATGAATATGATGTAGTTGATATTCATTCTGTTAAAGGACTAGGAACTGAAATAATTTTAAAAATCCCTAAAAAAAGAGGTAATGAGGATGTATAG
- a CDS encoding xylose ABC transporter ATP-binding protein: MDQFILEMNHITKEFPGVKALDDVCFKVKKGEIHALVGENGAGKSTLMKILSGVYPHNSYTGEILVKGNTQSFENIKDSEKVGIAIIYQELTLVKYLSIAENIFLGNEFNSNGIIDWDKTYMSAEKILKEVKLEDNPDTKVIELGIGKQQLIEIAKALSKNVEILILDEPTAALNETDSKNLLTILKELRSKGVTCIYISHKLEEVIDIADTVTIIRDGKTVCTNDMHNPDEKLTEDKIITHMVGRQLTQRFPRKEHTPGEVVLEIKNWTVYNPEIPDKEVINNVSMKARKGEILGIAGLMGSGRTEFIMSLIGAYGVNAVGEIFVEGKKVTIKNPRDAISNGISYLSEDRKGKGLILMMDIMNNTSISSLNGISHSGVINSNEEINATSSYVKALNIKTPSIEQKVENLSGGNQQKVAIAKWLMTNPKVLILDEPTRGIDVGAKFEIYNIMNQLVDKGVSVIMISSELPEILGMSDRIIVMNRGKFTGEIDWKEASQEKVMHYATGGK, translated from the coding sequence ATGGATCAATTTATTCTAGAGATGAATCATATTACGAAGGAATTCCCTGGTGTAAAAGCTCTGGATGATGTATGTTTTAAAGTTAAAAAAGGTGAAATCCATGCTCTCGTTGGAGAAAATGGAGCTGGTAAATCTACATTAATGAAAATATTAAGTGGTGTTTACCCTCATAATAGCTATACTGGAGAGATATTAGTAAAAGGAAATACTCAAAGCTTTGAGAATATAAAAGACAGTGAAAAAGTTGGTATTGCAATAATTTACCAAGAGCTTACTTTAGTAAAATATTTAAGCATAGCTGAGAACATATTTTTAGGTAATGAATTTAATTCTAACGGTATTATTGATTGGGATAAAACTTATATGTCAGCAGAAAAGATATTGAAGGAAGTAAAACTAGAAGATAATCCTGATACTAAGGTTATCGAGCTAGGAATTGGAAAACAACAATTAATTGAAATTGCTAAAGCTCTTTCTAAGAATGTTGAAATATTGATTCTTGATGAACCTACTGCAGCTTTAAATGAAACAGATTCAAAAAACCTTCTTACTATACTAAAAGAGCTGCGTTCTAAAGGTGTAACTTGTATTTACATTTCTCACAAACTGGAGGAAGTCATTGATATAGCTGATACTGTTACCATCATAAGAGATGGTAAAACAGTGTGCACAAATGATATGCATAATCCAGATGAAAAACTTACTGAGGATAAAATAATTACTCATATGGTTGGAAGACAATTAACACAACGTTTCCCTAGAAAAGAACATACTCCAGGGGAAGTAGTTCTAGAAATTAAAAATTGGACAGTTTACAATCCTGAAATACCTGATAAGGAAGTCATAAATAATGTTAGCATGAAGGCAAGAAAAGGTGAAATTTTAGGTATTGCTGGACTAATGGGTTCTGGTAGAACTGAATTTATAATGAGCCTTATTGGAGCCTATGGTGTTAATGCTGTAGGAGAAATATTTGTTGAGGGTAAAAAGGTTACTATAAAAAATCCTAGAGATGCCATATCAAACGGAATCAGTTATCTATCTGAGGATAGAAAAGGAAAAGGCCTTATTTTAATGATGGACATAATGAATAATACTTCTATTTCTAGTCTTAATGGCATAAGCCATTCTGGAGTTATAAACTCAAATGAAGAAATTAATGCAACAAGCTCATACGTTAAAGCTTTAAATATCAAAACTCCATCCATAGAACAAAAGGTTGAAAATCTAAGTGGTGGAAATCAACAAAAGGTTGCTATAGCCAAATGGCTAATGACCAATCCTAAGGTGCTTATACTTGATGAACCAACAAGAGGTATAGACGTTGGTGCTAAATTTGAAATATATAACATAATGAACCAATTAGTGGATAAAGGAGTTTCTGTAATAATGATCTCCTCAGAACTTCCTGAAATATTAGGAATGAGTGATAGAATTATAGTCATGAACAGAGGTAAATTCACAGGCGAAATCGACTGGAAAGAAGCATCTCAAGAAAAAGTAATGCATTACGCAACAGGAGGTAAATAA
- a CDS encoding amino acid permease — protein MSNSNSQIEGNNQELKRSLKARHLNMIALGGSIGTGIFVALGATINQAGPGGALVAYGCIAVMVYFLITSLGEMATFMPVSGSFSVYATKFVDPALGFALGWNYWYNWAITVAAELVAGSLLMKFWFPNVPAVLWSAIFLVIIVALNILSAKSYGESEFWFAGIKVVTVIVFLVIGVATILGILGGNAVGFKNFTVDGAPFVGGFKSIFMIFLIAGFSFQGTELIGVAAGESENPEKTIPKAINSVFWRILIFYIGTIFVVGAIIPYTQAGVETSPFTLIFEKAGIAAAASLMNAVILTSVLSCGNSGMYASSRMLFAMAKEGMAPKWLGKVNSKGVPINAVLLTTLVAAACFLTGIYAESTVYVWLVAASGLAGFVAWLGIALCHFRFRRAYVAQKQDMSKLKYKAKLFPIGPILALALCSIVVLGQGVSYIEAENIDWGGLISSYIGLPLFLGIWIIYKLKYKTKVVKLEDVEFENVEPQELEESVG, from the coding sequence ATGAGTAACTCAAATTCTCAAATAGAGGGAAATAATCAAGAACTTAAAAGAAGTTTAAAGGCAAGACATTTAAATATGATAGCCTTAGGTGGTTCAATTGGAACTGGTATATTCGTTGCATTAGGAGCAACAATTAATCAAGCTGGACCTGGTGGAGCATTAGTAGCTTATGGATGCATCGCAGTTATGGTATACTTCCTAATAACAAGTTTAGGAGAAATGGCAACATTCATGCCTGTATCAGGATCATTTAGTGTATATGCAACTAAATTTGTTGATCCAGCATTAGGCTTTGCTCTTGGTTGGAATTATTGGTATAACTGGGCAATAACAGTAGCAGCAGAATTAGTTGCCGGATCGTTATTAATGAAGTTTTGGTTTCCAAATGTACCAGCAGTATTATGGAGTGCAATATTCTTAGTTATAATAGTTGCATTAAACATATTATCAGCAAAGTCTTATGGAGAATCTGAATTCTGGTTTGCTGGAATTAAGGTAGTTACTGTAATAGTATTTTTAGTTATAGGAGTTGCAACTATCTTAGGAATTCTTGGAGGAAATGCGGTTGGATTCAAGAATTTCACTGTTGATGGAGCACCATTTGTTGGCGGATTTAAATCAATATTTATGATATTCTTAATAGCTGGTTTTTCATTCCAAGGAACTGAACTTATAGGGGTAGCAGCAGGAGAAAGTGAAAATCCAGAAAAAACTATTCCGAAAGCTATTAATTCTGTATTTTGGAGAATATTAATATTTTATATAGGTACAATCTTTGTAGTTGGAGCAATTATTCCTTATACTCAAGCTGGAGTTGAAACAAGCCCATTTACACTAATATTTGAAAAAGCAGGAATCGCAGCAGCAGCATCATTAATGAATGCAGTCATATTAACTTCTGTACTTTCTTGTGGAAATTCAGGTATGTATGCATCTAGCAGAATGCTATTTGCTATGGCTAAAGAAGGCATGGCACCTAAGTGGTTAGGTAAAGTTAATTCAAAAGGTGTTCCTATAAATGCAGTGCTTTTAACAACTTTAGTAGCAGCTGCTTGTTTCTTAACTGGTATATATGCTGAAAGTACAGTATATGTATGGTTAGTTGCAGCATCAGGTTTAGCAGGCTTTGTAGCTTGGCTTGGTATAGCACTTTGTCATTTCCGTTTTAGAAGAGCATATGTTGCACAGAAGCAAGACATGAGTAAATTAAAATATAAAGCAAAGTTATTCCCAATAGGACCAATACTAGCACTAGCTTTATGTAGCATTGTTGTTTTAGGACAAGGAGTTAGCTATATTGAAGCTGAAAATATTGATTGGGGTGGACTAATTTCTTCATATATAGGTCTTCCTTTATTCTTAGGAATTTGGATTATTTATAAATTAAAATATAAAACAAAGGTAGTTAAGTTAGAGGATGTAGAGTTCGAAAATGTTGAACCACAAGAATTAGAAGAGTCAGTTGGATAA
- a CDS encoding putative ABC transporter permease, which translates to MQNFKIGSKMLLFYSNQDSDKTKSIWNKQIKGFELYELFWILILFSIGGFLIESFWCFIKNGYIESRKGLIFGPFCPIYGVGAVVFLFLLNSFRTNILKLALGSFFYGSLVEYIFSFLQEKLFGSVSWDYSNIPFNINGRVCLMYSLFWTLSGILFIRYLYPNVALLICLIPRPEGELIASLLLIFICFDVFISVSAILRSVERSSFVQTNNIFYKHLDKEFNDIYLRKIFPNMKFI; encoded by the coding sequence ATGCAGAATTTTAAAATTGGTAGTAAAATGCTTCTATTTTATTCTAATCAAGATAGCGATAAAACAAAGTCTATATGGAATAAGCAAATAAAAGGTTTCGAACTTTATGAATTATTCTGGATTCTTATCTTATTTAGTATCGGTGGTTTTTTGATAGAAAGTTTTTGGTGTTTTATAAAAAATGGATATATAGAGAGCAGAAAAGGACTTATCTTTGGTCCCTTCTGCCCCATATATGGTGTTGGTGCAGTTGTTTTTCTCTTCTTACTCAATTCCTTTAGAACAAATATACTTAAATTAGCACTAGGAAGTTTTTTCTATGGTTCTTTAGTTGAATATATATTTAGCTTTTTACAAGAGAAATTATTTGGTAGTGTTTCTTGGGATTATAGTAATATTCCTTTTAACATAAACGGCAGAGTATGTCTTATGTATTCCCTCTTCTGGACTTTATCTGGAATATTGTTTATCAGATATCTATATCCTAACGTAGCCCTGTTAATCTGCTTAATTCCTAGGCCTGAAGGAGAGCTAATAGCATCTCTTCTTCTTATTTTTATTTGCTTTGATGTATTTATCTCTGTTTCAGCAATACTTAGATCAGTAGAAAGATCTTCGTTTGTTCAAACTAACAATATATTTTATAAGCATCTAGATAAAGAATTTAACGATATTTACTTACGTAAAATATTCCCTAACATGAAGTTTATATAG
- the truA gene encoding tRNA pseudouridine(38-40) synthase TruA — MRNLKILIQYDGTRYKGWQRQKENSPTIQEKIESVLSKMTGEEIQVIGCGRTDSGVHAENYVANFRTNSNMSIDEMLDYLYEYLPEDIVVRSMKDTTERFHARYNVKSKTYVYRIYNDRFRNVFNRKYAYHSNEKLNLDDMKKASEVLIGTHDFQSFTSLKSNSKSTVRTINYINITENDGMIEVEVNGNGFLWNMVRIIVGTLLEVGVGKLNDKDVERILDEKKRAEAGPIAQAKGLCLKNVQY; from the coding sequence ATGAGAAATTTAAAAATATTAATACAATATGATGGAACAAGATATAAAGGATGGCAAAGACAGAAGGAAAATTCGCCAACTATACAAGAAAAAATTGAATCTGTTTTATCTAAAATGACAGGAGAGGAAATTCAAGTAATAGGTTGTGGAAGAACTGATTCAGGCGTACATGCGGAAAACTATGTAGCTAATTTCCGTACTAATAGTAATATGTCTATAGATGAAATGCTTGATTATTTATATGAATATTTGCCAGAAGATATAGTTGTTAGAAGTATGAAAGATACAACAGAAAGATTTCATGCAAGATATAATGTCAAATCAAAGACTTATGTATATAGAATATATAATGATAGGTTTAGAAATGTATTTAATAGAAAATATGCATATCATTCAAATGAAAAATTAAATTTAGATGATATGAAAAAAGCATCAGAAGTTTTAATTGGGACTCACGATTTTCAAAGCTTTACAAGTTTAAAATCCAATTCTAAATCAACAGTAAGAACTATTAATTATATTAATATAACTGAAAATGATGGAATGATTGAAGTAGAGGTAAATGGCAATGGTTTCTTATGGAATATGGTAAGAATCATTGTAGGAACCCTATTAGAAGTTGGGGTGGGAAAGCTTAACGATAAGGATGTAGAAAGAATATTAGATGAGAAGAAAAGAGCTGAAGCCGGACCTATAGCTCAAGCTAAAGGATTGTGCTTAAAAAATGTTCAATATTAA
- a CDS encoding substrate-binding domain-containing protein: protein MKRLYYILLIFLSIILVFSLGLSIYTSSSLNKLVSENSSIFSTKETPIYHFVSIIHKTDEPYWQDIENGIMKASKDSKIAMEVIYTGADDEYAETLNDLEMAIASNVEGIIVRGYDTSDFSALIDKAFSKGIPVITIDSDCSNSKRVSFVGTSDFDLGSQAGTEVVKTSNDKINVAIILDNDRSKRNDNGSTYISGFKNAIKNNANINLVTIKNSELGILGAKNALSDILTSNINANTIVCTSSNDTIGVAQQLVEYNKVGNFSVIGYDNSPEILKYIQKGVIFSTLIPDPSEIGKSSVENLKKVKQMGGTSTSTLTHINIVNSDNVNAYIKNIRDGSSDGK, encoded by the coding sequence ATGAAAAGATTATATTATATACTTTTAATTTTTCTTTCAATTATTCTCGTATTCTCTTTAGGATTGTCAATTTATACTTCTAGTTCTTTAAATAAATTAGTTAGTGAAAATTCATCAATATTTTCAACTAAAGAAACTCCTATATATCATTTTGTTTCTATTATTCATAAAACTGATGAACCCTATTGGCAAGATATTGAGAACGGCATAATGAAGGCCTCAAAAGATTCAAAAATAGCAATGGAAGTTATTTATACTGGTGCTGATGACGAGTATGCAGAAACACTAAATGATCTTGAAATGGCTATAGCTTCTAATGTTGAAGGAATTATTGTTCGTGGATACGATACTAGTGATTTTTCTGCTTTAATTGACAAAGCTTTTAGCAAAGGCATTCCAGTAATAACTATTGATTCTGATTGTTCTAATAGCAAACGTGTTTCCTTTGTTGGAACAAGTGATTTCGATTTAGGTTCTCAGGCTGGAACAGAAGTTGTTAAAACTTCAAATGATAAAATCAATGTAGCTATAATACTTGATAATGATCGTAGCAAGAGAAATGATAATGGTTCAACATACATTTCGGGATTTAAAAATGCAATTAAAAATAATGCTAATATTAATTTGGTCACAATAAAAAATTCCGAATTAGGCATTTTAGGTGCCAAAAACGCATTATCCGATATTTTGACAAGTAATATTAATGCAAACACAATTGTTTGTACAAGCTCTAATGACACTATTGGTGTAGCTCAACAATTAGTTGAATATAATAAGGTAGGTAACTTTTCAGTTATTGGATATGATAACTCTCCTGAAATACTCAAGTATATACAAAAGGGAGTTATATTTAGTACCCTTATACCAGACCCATCAGAAATTGGGAAAAGTAGTGTAGAGAATTTAAAGAAAGTAAAACAAATGGGTGGAACTTCAACTAGTACCCTAACCCATATTAATATAGTTAATTCAGATAATGTTAACGCTTATATCAAAAATATTAGAGACGGGAGTTCTGATGGCAAATGA
- a CDS encoding D-xylose ABC transporter substrate-binding protein, translating to MSKNSKIKKRTVIISVITFSIASLFTAKAIYSKNLNESTNTHQIKIGLSLDSLVIERWQTDRDIFVSKSKQLGAKVLVEKANNDTNEQIRQVKSLIDEGVDVLVIVPHDSSAFQTILTIAKRKGIKVIAYDRLIKDSSVDLYVSFDNEKVGELMGQSLLKAAPKGNYLIINGGQEDYNTHLVNNGFKRVLKDSLDSGKIKILNEVWATSWNEDVAYKCVDEALSKGEKIDAIMCGNDRLAESAIQALAERKLAGTIPVIGQDASLGGCQRVVESTQLMTIYKPIRPLAETAAEYAVKLAKNQRLSIKNTIYDGTSDIPFYVEDPITVYKNNMVSTVVKDNFHSINEIYINVPKESWPTGN from the coding sequence ATGAGTAAAAACTCCAAAATTAAAAAAAGAACAGTAATCATCAGTGTAATTACTTTTTCCATTGCTTCACTTTTTACAGCAAAGGCTATTTATAGCAAAAATCTAAATGAATCAACTAATACTCATCAAATTAAAATTGGTCTTTCACTAGATTCATTAGTTATAGAACGATGGCAGACTGATAGAGATATTTTTGTATCTAAATCCAAGCAATTAGGTGCAAAAGTACTTGTTGAAAAGGCTAATAATGATACTAATGAACAAATAAGACAAGTAAAATCTCTTATTGATGAAGGCGTCGATGTACTCGTAATTGTGCCACACGACTCCTCTGCTTTTCAAACAATACTTACCATTGCTAAAAGGAAAGGTATAAAAGTCATCGCTTATGATAGATTAATAAAAGATTCTTCAGTTGACTTATATGTATCTTTTGATAATGAAAAAGTAGGTGAACTAATGGGTCAATCATTACTTAAAGCTGCACCAAAAGGAAACTATTTAATCATAAATGGAGGGCAAGAGGACTATAATACTCACCTAGTCAATAATGGATTTAAAAGAGTCTTAAAAGATTCCTTAGACTCCGGCAAAATTAAAATTTTAAACGAAGTTTGGGCAACAAGCTGGAATGAAGATGTTGCGTATAAATGTGTGGATGAAGCCTTATCAAAAGGAGAAAAAATAGATGCAATAATGTGTGGAAATGACAGACTAGCAGAGTCCGCCATACAAGCATTAGCAGAAAGAAAACTTGCAGGAACTATTCCTGTAATAGGACAAGATGCCTCCTTAGGGGGATGTCAAAGAGTTGTTGAGAGCACTCAACTTATGACTATATATAAACCCATTAGACCTTTAGCAGAAACGGCTGCAGAATATGCTGTAAAGTTAGCAAAAAATCAGCGTTTATCTATTAAGAATACAATATATGATGGAACCTCTGATATACCATTTTATGTTGAAGATCCTATTACTGTATATAAAAATAATATGGTTAGCACAGTTGTGAAAGATAATTTTCATAGCATAAATGAAATATATATAAATGTACCAAAAGAATCCTGGCCAACGGGTAATTGA
- a CDS encoding sugar ABC transporter substrate-binding protein, whose product MKKIKVCALLMTGIMAASLFAGCGKKAATTSSDKKLVIGVSLPTQREERWVRDKETMEAYAKEKGVDLKIQVADTDVAQQASQVENLISQGIDVLVLAPADASASAQSVEKAHAAGIKVISYDRLIANCDLDLYMSFDNEKVGELQGEYITKKAPKGNYIVMAGAPTDNNATLFKKGAMKYIQPLVDKGDIKVVTDLAVDNWEPTNALKIVENSLTANSNKVDAILAPNDGTAGAAIQALSAQGLAGKIPVTGQDSELTAAQRIVQGTQSMTIFKDTRELGKAAIDAAIKFAKGESVESNGKVNNGKMDVPSSLLAAQVVDKDNLDKVLIDSGYLKKDDVYKK is encoded by the coding sequence ATGAAAAAAATTAAAGTGTGCGCATTACTAATGACTGGTATTATGGCAGCTTCTCTATTTGCTGGTTGCGGAAAGAAAGCCGCTACTACATCTAGTGACAAGAAATTAGTTATCGGAGTTTCCTTACCAACTCAAAGAGAAGAAAGATGGGTAAGAGATAAAGAAACTATGGAAGCTTACGCAAAAGAAAAGGGTGTTGATTTAAAAATCCAAGTAGCTGATACTGATGTTGCTCAACAAGCATCTCAAGTAGAAAACTTAATATCTCAAGGAATAGACGTTTTAGTTCTTGCTCCTGCTGATGCTTCTGCTTCTGCACAAAGTGTTGAAAAAGCACATGCTGCTGGAATAAAAGTTATATCCTACGATAGATTAATAGCTAACTGTGACCTAGATTTATATATGTCATTTGATAATGAAAAGGTTGGAGAACTTCAAGGAGAATATATCACTAAAAAAGCTCCAAAAGGAAATTACATCGTAATGGCTGGTGCTCCAACAGATAATAACGCAACTCTATTTAAGAAAGGTGCTATGAAATATATCCAACCTTTAGTTGATAAAGGAGATATAAAAGTTGTTACTGATTTAGCAGTAGATAACTGGGAACCTACAAATGCACTTAAAATTGTAGAAAACTCATTAACTGCAAATAGTAATAAAGTAGATGCTATACTTGCACCAAATGATGGTACTGCAGGTGCTGCAATCCAAGCTCTTTCTGCTCAAGGATTAGCTGGAAAAATTCCTGTAACTGGACAAGACTCAGAACTTACTGCTGCTCAAAGAATAGTTCAAGGTACTCAATCAATGACTATCTTCAAAGATACTAGAGAATTAGGTAAAGCAGCTATAGATGCAGCTATCAAATTTGCAAAAGGTGAATCAGTTGAATCTAACGGAAAAGTTAACAATGGTAAAATGGATGTTCCTTCTTCACTTCTTGCTGCTCAAGTAGTTGATAAAGACAACTTAGACAAAGTTCTTATAGACAGTGGTTACTTAAAGAAAGATGATGTTTATAAAAAATAG